Proteins co-encoded in one Kribbella solani genomic window:
- a CDS encoding heparinase II/III domain-containing protein → MPARHLRTSSTPARLAVALLGTAAVFATALIVPWGGSTPEAAPDPTRERTAEPPTAPPGPARVNTYTCTPYSGIARPNPVANLLKDTYTWGTTPPTKVGDGTGNIDWRANPAQNPSWYMWLHSLRWLGQGINAAAKGDQAALQRVSAIARDWVTDNPYSWKSDVGAYESTMHRTNVLICLRQAVLSGLHVGKLPLTYAWLDKTLLDHARFLQENWSGDWNHGTDESLALFGIGCTLGRADLKQLAAGRLTSAIKTSIDTQGSTNEQSTAYAQFNYALWGRAIDVLQQCGVDPGTTIMARRRELAKWLALATNSLGNLPQLGDSEVVRTVPVTGTVLEYAGTLGKQGIRPTQRVGIFDAGYIFGRTGWGETRAFTQESTYSIRFGPAQKLHGHNDHTSVTYTSHGRDILVDGGHAGYKMDGWRSWAKSQFAHNELVVQSASGHPETKLVRSAIKPTSEFYELNDSPGAGIDRTRGVLMLKDPDLMVVLDRGTSEADENYSTLWHLPADQKVVVSGNDWVVARKPGDTVKTTLLQIPFQQATTPIEVVSGQQDPIQGWHYRTIDQRLAAPVVKFNRTGRSASILSVIAPTRSNAVVSYTTTQRGSQLLVNLKVDGVTTTISISENGTMQRIK, encoded by the coding sequence ATGCCCGCGAGACATCTGCGTACGAGTAGCACGCCCGCGCGACTCGCCGTCGCCCTGCTCGGCACCGCCGCCGTGTTCGCGACCGCGCTGATCGTCCCGTGGGGCGGATCCACGCCCGAGGCCGCGCCGGACCCGACCCGCGAGCGCACCGCCGAACCGCCGACGGCGCCACCAGGACCGGCCCGGGTCAACACGTACACCTGCACCCCGTACAGCGGCATCGCCCGCCCGAACCCGGTCGCGAACCTGCTCAAGGACACGTACACCTGGGGAACGACGCCACCCACCAAGGTCGGCGACGGCACCGGCAACATCGACTGGCGGGCGAACCCGGCCCAGAACCCCAGCTGGTACATGTGGCTGCACTCGCTTCGTTGGCTCGGCCAAGGAATCAACGCCGCCGCGAAGGGCGATCAGGCCGCCCTCCAACGGGTCAGCGCGATCGCGCGGGACTGGGTCACCGACAACCCGTACTCCTGGAAGTCCGACGTCGGCGCCTACGAGTCGACGATGCACCGCACCAACGTACTGATCTGCTTGCGCCAGGCGGTTCTGTCCGGGCTGCACGTCGGCAAGCTTCCACTCACGTACGCGTGGCTCGACAAGACGCTGCTGGACCACGCGCGGTTCCTGCAGGAGAACTGGAGCGGTGACTGGAACCACGGCACCGACGAGAGCCTCGCGCTGTTCGGCATCGGCTGCACGCTCGGGCGCGCCGACCTGAAGCAGCTCGCCGCCGGCCGGCTGACCAGCGCGATCAAGACATCGATCGACACGCAGGGATCGACGAACGAGCAGTCCACCGCGTACGCGCAGTTCAACTATGCCTTGTGGGGAAGGGCGATCGACGTACTGCAGCAGTGCGGCGTCGACCCGGGTACGACGATCATGGCGCGCCGCCGGGAGCTGGCGAAATGGCTCGCGCTGGCCACCAACTCGCTCGGGAACCTGCCGCAGCTCGGCGACTCCGAGGTGGTTCGCACGGTGCCGGTCACCGGGACGGTGCTGGAGTACGCCGGAACGCTCGGCAAGCAAGGCATCCGGCCGACCCAGCGAGTCGGGATCTTCGACGCCGGTTACATCTTCGGGCGTACGGGCTGGGGTGAAACGCGCGCGTTCACGCAGGAGTCGACGTACAGCATCCGGTTCGGTCCGGCCCAGAAACTACATGGGCACAACGACCACACCTCGGTCACGTACACCTCGCACGGGCGCGACATCCTGGTCGACGGCGGCCACGCCGGGTACAAGATGGACGGCTGGCGGTCCTGGGCGAAGAGCCAGTTCGCGCACAACGAGCTGGTGGTGCAGTCGGCGAGCGGGCATCCGGAGACCAAGCTGGTACGGTCCGCGATCAAGCCGACGTCGGAGTTCTACGAGCTGAACGACTCGCCTGGTGCGGGGATCGACCGGACGCGGGGCGTGCTGATGCTGAAAGATCCCGATCTGATGGTGGTGCTGGATCGCGGTACGTCGGAGGCGGACGAGAACTACTCGACATTGTGGCACCTGCCGGCCGATCAGAAGGTGGTTGTCAGTGGCAACGACTGGGTGGTGGCGCGGAAGCCTGGCGATACGGTGAAGACGACGCTGTTGCAGATCCCGTTCCAGCAGGCGACGACGCCGATCGAGGTCGTCAGTGGGCAGCAGGATCCGATTCAGGGGTGGCATTACCGGACGATCGATCAGCGACTGGCCGCGCCGGTGGTGAAGTTCAACCGGACTGGGCGGAGCGCGAGCATCCTGTCGGTGATCGCACCGACCCGAAGCAACGCGGTCGTTTCGTACACGACGACCCAACGGGGCTCACAGTTGCTCGTAAACCTGAAAGTCGACGGCGTCACCACGACAATCAGCATCTCCGAAAACGGCACCATGCAACGAATCAAGTAA
- a CDS encoding GDSL-type esterase/lipase family protein: MLHQVRSEAERDRPAGRGSFGASLVAIVVSLLILGLVGAAFVVLEPRTRNADTTADGNGSYSVATKGPGRYGSGTLGSWQNLIRRITPEDQIRDVLAFDGIFMFGDSIAVQDSSALERMLANRTGDSIAFHDWSGQPTSAAVDALEQWSRDYGLPRRIVMAVGTNDIFDPPAFAAQVERALRIAGPDRTVYWVNVYASRTKQPAAVREADLANSAWINQQLDEAAARHPNLKIIRWSEFLTARQDRPASYLRDGVHTSEPLGGSARNELITQAIEAPGLNS, translated from the coding sequence ATGTTGCACCAGGTGCGGAGCGAGGCTGAGCGGGATCGGCCGGCCGGGCGCGGGTCGTTCGGTGCGTCGCTGGTCGCGATCGTCGTCTCGCTGCTGATCCTCGGTCTGGTCGGCGCCGCGTTCGTCGTGCTCGAACCACGGACCAGGAACGCCGACACGACCGCGGACGGCAACGGTTCGTACAGCGTCGCCACCAAAGGCCCCGGCCGGTACGGTTCGGGCACCCTCGGCTCCTGGCAGAACCTGATCCGCCGGATCACCCCCGAAGACCAGATCCGGGATGTACTCGCGTTCGACGGGATCTTCATGTTCGGTGACAGCATCGCCGTTCAGGACAGTTCGGCGCTGGAGCGGATGCTCGCGAACCGTACCGGCGACTCGATCGCCTTCCACGACTGGTCCGGCCAGCCGACGTCCGCCGCGGTCGACGCGCTCGAACAGTGGTCACGCGACTACGGCCTGCCACGCCGGATCGTGATGGCGGTCGGTACGAACGACATCTTCGACCCGCCGGCGTTCGCGGCGCAGGTCGAGCGCGCGCTCCGGATCGCCGGCCCGGACCGGACCGTGTACTGGGTGAACGTGTACGCGAGCCGTACCAAACAACCGGCGGCCGTCCGGGAAGCCGACCTGGCGAACAGCGCCTGGATCAACCAGCAACTCGACGAAGCCGCGGCCCGGCACCCGAACCTGAAGATCATCCGCTGGTCCGAGTTCCTCACCGCGCGGCAGGACCGCCCGGCCAGCTACCTGCGCGACGGCGTACACACCAGCGAACCGCTCGGCGGCAGCGCCCGCAACGAACTGATCACCCAGGCGATCGAAGCCCCCGGCCTCAACAGCTGA
- a CDS encoding nuclear transport factor 2 family protein, with product MSEPATLRALEQARLGHLVARRVSEADALHAPDFVIVTPSGLAWTKAEYLGGIESGAIVYRRFEPVSEIDVMIDGALGVLRYRSAIEIGVNGREPAPLSAWHLDCYRRTESGWQLRWSQATEIT from the coding sequence ATGTCCGAACCCGCTACACTTCGCGCCCTCGAACAGGCCCGCCTCGGCCACTTGGTCGCGCGCCGCGTTTCCGAGGCGGACGCGCTGCATGCCCCCGATTTCGTGATCGTCACGCCGAGCGGCCTGGCCTGGACCAAGGCGGAGTACCTGGGCGGCATCGAGTCGGGCGCGATCGTGTACCGGCGGTTCGAGCCTGTGAGTGAGATCGACGTGATGATCGACGGGGCGCTCGGCGTACTCCGCTACCGCTCGGCGATCGAGATCGGGGTGAACGGCCGGGAGCCGGCGCCGCTGTCAGCCTGGCACCTGGACTGCTACCGCCGCACGGAATCCGGCTGGCAGCTCCGCTGGTCCCAGGCAACAGAAATCACCTGA
- a CDS encoding VOC family protein, which yields MMPRHITIDAGNPYALAQFWSGVTGWAIAAGDVPGDDEVLVPAPAPIPGLLFIRVPEEKSVKNRVHLDWSPTERTRDAEVDRVLALGGTIHEDHRAPDGRGWVTMKDPEGNEFCIERSEAERTN from the coding sequence ATGATGCCGCGACATATCACCATCGATGCCGGAAATCCGTACGCGCTCGCTCAGTTCTGGAGTGGGGTGACCGGGTGGGCGATCGCCGCCGGGGACGTGCCCGGGGACGACGAGGTACTGGTGCCGGCGCCCGCGCCGATTCCAGGGCTGCTGTTCATCCGGGTGCCCGAGGAGAAGAGCGTGAAGAACCGCGTACACCTCGACTGGAGCCCGACCGAACGTACCCGCGACGCGGAAGTGGACCGCGTCCTTGCCCTCGGCGGCACCATCCACGAAGACCACCGCGCCCCCGACGGCCGCGGCTGGGTAACCATGAAAGACCCCGAAGGAAACGAATTCTGCATCGAACGCAGCGAAGCAGAACGCACCAACTGA
- a CDS encoding VOC family protein: MASRLNPYIQFDGDARAAMEFYQGVFGGEVSSNTFKEFGSGHGPDDDDKLMHAQLETPSGFTLMASDTPQGMPYNPGENIAISLSGDGTELRGYYEKLSDGGKVTVPLEKQMWGDEFGMLTDKFGINWMVNIAG; this comes from the coding sequence ATGGCATCCCGGCTCAATCCGTACATTCAGTTCGACGGTGACGCGCGCGCGGCGATGGAGTTCTACCAGGGGGTTTTCGGCGGCGAGGTGTCGTCGAACACGTTCAAGGAGTTCGGCTCCGGGCACGGGCCGGACGACGACGACAAACTGATGCATGCTCAGCTGGAGACGCCGAGCGGTTTCACGCTGATGGCGTCCGACACGCCGCAGGGGATGCCGTACAACCCGGGTGAGAACATCGCGATCAGTCTCAGTGGTGACGGCACGGAGTTGCGTGGCTACTACGAAAAGCTTTCCGACGGCGGCAAGGTCACGGTTCCGCTGGAGAAGCAGATGTGGGGCGACGAGTTCGGCATGCTGACCGACAAGTTCGGCATCAACTGGATGGTCAACATCGCGGGCTGA
- a CDS encoding carboxymuconolactone decarboxylase family protein, translating to MMTEPRIDLMKNEFGARLAKRLFAVHGLLQQSGLSHSTQNLVMLRASQINGCGNCIDMHAKEAAAEGETSTRLNLVAGWRHSTVFTEEEQAALALTEEATRLADASPGVTDETWAQAAKFYDEEQLVALVTLIAMINATNRMAVTLNQLGGSYEPGLAAATINS from the coding sequence ATGATGACTGAACCCCGGATCGACCTGATGAAGAACGAGTTCGGCGCCCGGCTGGCGAAGCGGTTGTTCGCGGTGCACGGCCTGCTGCAACAGTCCGGCCTCTCGCACAGTACGCAGAACCTGGTGATGCTGCGCGCCAGCCAGATCAACGGCTGCGGCAACTGCATCGACATGCACGCCAAGGAGGCGGCCGCGGAGGGCGAGACCAGTACACGCCTCAACCTCGTCGCGGGCTGGCGGCACTCGACGGTCTTCACCGAGGAAGAGCAGGCGGCGCTGGCCCTGACCGAAGAGGCCACCCGGCTGGCGGACGCCTCCCCGGGCGTCACCGACGAGACTTGGGCGCAGGCCGCGAAGTTCTACGACGAGGAGCAGCTGGTCGCCCTGGTCACGCTGATCGCGATGATCAACGCGACCAACCGGATGGCGGTCACGCTGAACCAGCTCGGCGGCTCGTACGAGCCTGGGCTGGCCGCCGCGACGATCAACAGCTAG
- a CDS encoding RNA polymerase sigma-70 factor: MTGTDRATEAFVAHRNLLFTVAYELLGSAADAEDVLQETWLRWVGVDLDTVLDQRAYLVRIASRQALQRLRTLGRRKESYVGPWLPEPLLTAPDVAEDVELADSVSMAMMLVLETLKPTERAVFVLREVFGLEYDEIAAAIDKKPDAVRQIAHRARSHVAARRPRGVVSADQTRGALEAFQRAVNTGDLQGLVDMLAPDVVFLGDGGGVVQALPRPVVGAGKVARLLALAIVRMAEGTLESTQINGQPAMILRFDGEIDTVTVLHVDNGRITGFYAVRNPEKLNNLANEVPLTR, translated from the coding sequence ATGACCGGTACCGACCGAGCCACCGAGGCGTTCGTTGCCCACCGCAACCTGTTGTTCACCGTCGCGTACGAGCTGCTCGGCTCGGCCGCGGACGCCGAGGACGTCCTGCAGGAGACCTGGTTGCGCTGGGTCGGCGTCGATCTGGACACGGTGCTGGATCAGCGCGCGTACCTGGTCCGGATCGCCAGCCGCCAGGCCCTGCAGCGGTTGCGTACGCTCGGCCGCCGGAAGGAGTCGTACGTCGGCCCCTGGCTGCCCGAGCCACTGCTGACCGCGCCGGACGTGGCCGAGGATGTCGAGCTCGCCGACAGCGTGTCGATGGCGATGATGCTCGTCCTGGAGACGCTCAAGCCGACCGAGCGCGCCGTCTTCGTTCTCCGGGAGGTGTTCGGGCTCGAGTACGACGAGATCGCGGCGGCGATCGACAAGAAGCCGGACGCGGTACGGCAGATCGCGCACCGGGCCCGATCGCATGTCGCGGCGCGGCGTCCGCGCGGGGTGGTGTCGGCCGATCAGACCCGCGGCGCGCTGGAGGCGTTCCAGCGCGCGGTCAACACCGGCGACCTGCAAGGCCTGGTCGACATGCTCGCGCCGGATGTCGTCTTCCTCGGCGACGGCGGCGGCGTCGTCCAGGCACTGCCCCGCCCGGTCGTCGGCGCCGGCAAGGTTGCCCGCCTGCTGGCCCTGGCCATCGTCCGGATGGCCGAGGGCACCCTCGAATCCACCCAGATCAACGGCCAGCCGGCCATGATCCTCCGCTTCGACGGCGAGATCGACACTGTCACCGTCCTGCACGTCGACAACGGCCGCATCACCGGCTTCTATGCGGTCCGCAACCCCGAGAAGCTGAACAACCTGGCCAACGAGGTCCCGCTCACCCGCTGA
- a CDS encoding 2-hydroxyacid dehydrogenase translates to MELPVVLMPGPMNAAVAAGLDGHCELIRLWEEPDPDGVLARRRDEIVAIAAGGTRIDGAYLDQLPAVRLVASFGVGYDRIDATAAAERGVVVTNTPGVLDDEVADTALGLLLMTVRELSRAERYLRDGKWAGGTPYPLTPTTLHGRRMGILGLGRIGQAIADRVKPFGVSVAYHNRSPKEVEYEYYPSLLELATDVDILMIVIPGGDSTRHLVDAEVLKALGPDGIVINVARGTVVDEQALVDALRTNTILSAGLDVFEHEPKVHPDLLTLPNAVLLPHVGSATQPTRTAMANLVVDNLRSYLTKGTPLTPVPESRSLVG, encoded by the coding sequence ATGGAACTACCAGTCGTGCTGATGCCAGGACCGATGAACGCCGCCGTCGCCGCCGGGCTGGACGGTCACTGCGAGCTGATCCGGCTCTGGGAGGAGCCCGACCCCGATGGCGTACTCGCGCGCCGTCGCGACGAGATCGTCGCGATCGCGGCCGGCGGCACGCGGATCGACGGGGCGTACTTGGACCAGCTGCCCGCGGTCCGGCTGGTCGCCAGCTTCGGCGTCGGGTACGACCGGATCGACGCGACCGCGGCGGCCGAGCGTGGCGTGGTGGTGACGAACACGCCTGGCGTGCTGGACGACGAGGTCGCGGACACGGCGCTGGGTCTGCTGCTGATGACGGTTCGCGAGCTGTCCCGCGCCGAGCGGTACCTGCGGGACGGCAAGTGGGCCGGCGGTACGCCGTACCCGCTGACGCCCACGACCCTGCATGGTCGCCGGATGGGCATCCTCGGCCTCGGCCGGATCGGCCAAGCGATCGCCGACCGCGTCAAACCGTTCGGTGTCTCGGTCGCGTACCACAACCGCAGCCCGAAGGAGGTCGAGTACGAGTACTACCCGTCGTTGCTGGAGCTGGCCACCGACGTGGACATCCTGATGATCGTCATCCCAGGCGGGGACAGTACGCGCCATCTGGTCGACGCCGAGGTCCTCAAAGCGCTCGGGCCGGACGGCATCGTCATCAACGTCGCCCGCGGCACGGTCGTCGACGAACAGGCGCTGGTCGACGCGCTCCGTACCAACACGATCCTCTCCGCCGGCCTGGATGTCTTCGAACACGAACCGAAGGTCCACCCAGACCTCCTGACCCTGCCCAACGCGGTCCTGCTCCCCCACGTCGGCTCCGCTACCCAGCCCACCCGAACCGCGATGGCCAACCTGGTGGTCGACAACCTCCGTAGCTATCTGACCAAGGGCACCCCGCTCACGCCCGTACCCGAGTCGAGGTCTCTCGTTGGCTAG
- a CDS encoding magnesium and cobalt transport protein CorA, which yields MIIDCAYYRDGRRQHVEAMSVADAAASCRAGGFVWLGMYEPTAEELTQVRESFGLHELAVEDAQTFHLRPKVEPYAGDIRLVILRTARYDDDREEVDFGEVSIFVGPAFVITVRQGVASDLHGARIRLEQRSELLECGTSSVLWAILDQVVDGYGPVVAELERDIEEVERTVFAGSVAPTERIYFLRREVTDFYRAVHPLLAVLATLERDARDTALLPYFRDVHDHLVLVNEEVAAQRDLLATVLEANMAVIGVEQTKVSVRQNATIEQLTILATVFLPLTFVTGFFGQNFAWLVDRIGAEWDFFVLGVGGLVVPCIALLIWFRRQRTARAR from the coding sequence ATGATCATCGACTGTGCCTACTACCGGGACGGCCGCCGCCAGCACGTCGAGGCGATGTCGGTCGCGGATGCCGCCGCGAGCTGCCGCGCCGGCGGTTTCGTCTGGCTGGGGATGTACGAGCCGACCGCCGAGGAACTGACCCAGGTCCGGGAGAGTTTCGGGCTGCACGAGCTGGCGGTCGAGGACGCGCAGACGTTCCACCTGCGGCCGAAGGTCGAGCCGTACGCGGGCGACATCCGCCTGGTCATCCTGCGTACCGCGCGGTACGACGACGACCGCGAGGAAGTGGACTTCGGCGAGGTCAGCATCTTCGTCGGTCCGGCGTTCGTGATCACCGTCCGGCAAGGCGTGGCGAGCGATCTGCACGGCGCTCGGATCCGGCTGGAGCAGCGCTCCGAACTGCTGGAGTGCGGTACGAGCTCGGTGCTCTGGGCGATCCTCGACCAGGTCGTGGACGGGTACGGGCCGGTCGTCGCCGAGCTGGAGCGTGACATCGAGGAGGTGGAACGGACGGTCTTCGCCGGGTCGGTCGCGCCGACCGAGCGGATCTACTTCCTGCGCCGCGAGGTCACCGATTTCTACCGCGCGGTACATCCGCTGCTCGCCGTACTGGCGACGCTCGAACGCGATGCGCGTGACACCGCGCTCCTGCCGTACTTCCGCGACGTACACGATCACCTCGTCCTGGTGAACGAGGAGGTTGCCGCGCAGCGCGATCTGCTCGCCACGGTGCTCGAAGCGAACATGGCGGTGATCGGCGTCGAGCAGACCAAGGTCAGCGTCCGGCAGAACGCGACGATCGAGCAGCTCACCATCCTCGCCACGGTGTTCCTGCCGTTGACCTTCGTCACCGGGTTCTTCGGGCAGAACTTCGCCTGGCTGGTGGACCGCATCGGCGCCGAGTGGGACTTCTTCGTACTCGGCGTCGGCGGCCTGGTCGTGCCCTGCATCGCCCTCCTGATCTGGTTCCGCCGCCAACGCACCGCCCGGGCCCGGTAG
- a CDS encoding VOC family protein — protein MTISLHAYFAYRDAVTALRWLERAFGFETTMEVPDENGGIMHAEMRYGELAFTCFTDDRQYERPVRKGDSVGHGMYIALDTQDAVHAMYARATAAGAESVWEPELSEWGNYRCRVADPEGYEWTFGTHRPGLPASW, from the coding sequence ATGACCATTTCCCTGCACGCGTACTTCGCCTACCGCGACGCCGTCACCGCACTGCGCTGGCTGGAGCGCGCTTTCGGTTTCGAGACGACGATGGAGGTGCCGGACGAGAACGGCGGCATCATGCACGCCGAGATGCGGTACGGCGAGCTTGCGTTCACGTGCTTCACGGACGATCGGCAGTACGAGCGGCCCGTACGCAAGGGGGACTCCGTCGGCCACGGGATGTACATCGCGCTGGATACCCAGGACGCGGTGCACGCGATGTACGCGCGGGCGACCGCGGCCGGTGCCGAGTCGGTGTGGGAACCCGAACTGTCCGAGTGGGGCAACTACCGCTGCCGGGTGGCGGACCCCGAAGGCTACGAGTGGACCTTCGGCACGCACCGCCCCGGTCTGCCGGCATCCTGGTAG
- a CDS encoding Gfo/Idh/MocA family oxidoreductase, whose amino-acid sequence MTRRYAVAGTGSRAQSYIRAISERPEDARLVALLDPNPGRLAYHQRFVASLGLPAQPEYGADDLERMVKEQSVDRVVVTSPDYTHADVVSRLLRAGADVIVEKPLTIDADGTRRIVDAMNESGKSVVVTFNYRYSPRNSALRQLIQDGEIGQVTSVEFQWVLDTRHGADYFRRWHREKKNSGGLLIHKASHHFDLVNWWIASSPRRVFASGGLAFYGADNAAARGLGERPARGTVEGSANDPWLLDLRDDDVNRQLYYESEQYDGYLRDQDVFGPGITIEDNMSVIAEYANGARLSYSLNAHSPWEGYRVSVNGTLGRAELEVVERAAVVDDQIDPSYPSGRVIAGDIRADGERLVLQKHWATAVEVEIPRGEGGHGGGDRLIYNDLFQGPGDDPLARAADVHDGVRAVAVGIAANQSLTTGQPITVTDLNLGGWTS is encoded by the coding sequence GTGACCAGACGTTACGCAGTCGCCGGAACCGGATCGCGGGCCCAGTCGTACATACGCGCGATCTCGGAGCGCCCCGAGGACGCACGGCTCGTCGCGCTGCTCGACCCGAACCCCGGCCGGCTCGCGTACCACCAACGGTTCGTCGCGAGCCTCGGCCTGCCCGCGCAGCCGGAGTACGGCGCGGACGACCTGGAGCGGATGGTCAAGGAGCAGTCCGTCGACCGCGTCGTGGTGACCAGCCCGGACTACACCCACGCCGACGTGGTGTCGCGGCTGCTGCGCGCGGGCGCCGACGTGATCGTGGAGAAGCCGCTGACGATCGACGCGGACGGCACGCGCCGGATCGTCGACGCGATGAACGAGTCCGGCAAGTCCGTCGTCGTCACCTTCAACTACCGCTACTCACCGCGGAACAGCGCGCTCCGGCAGCTGATCCAGGACGGTGAGATCGGGCAGGTGACCAGCGTCGAGTTCCAGTGGGTGCTGGACACCCGGCACGGCGCGGATTACTTCCGCCGCTGGCATCGCGAGAAGAAGAACTCCGGCGGCCTGCTGATCCACAAGGCGTCCCACCACTTCGACCTGGTCAACTGGTGGATCGCGTCGTCGCCGCGACGTGTGTTCGCATCCGGTGGGCTGGCCTTCTACGGCGCCGACAACGCGGCGGCACGCGGGCTCGGCGAGCGCCCGGCGCGCGGTACGGTCGAGGGTTCGGCCAACGACCCGTGGCTGCTCGATCTGCGCGACGACGACGTGAATCGGCAGCTCTACTACGAGAGCGAGCAGTACGACGGGTACCTGCGCGACCAGGACGTGTTCGGTCCGGGGATCACGATCGAGGACAACATGTCGGTGATCGCCGAGTACGCGAACGGCGCGCGGTTGAGCTACTCGCTGAACGCGCACTCGCCGTGGGAGGGCTACCGGGTGTCGGTGAACGGCACCCTCGGCCGCGCCGAGCTGGAAGTGGTCGAACGGGCTGCCGTGGTCGACGACCAGATCGACCCGAGCTACCCGTCCGGCCGGGTGATCGCCGGTGACATCCGGGCCGACGGCGAACGGCTGGTCCTGCAGAAGCACTGGGCCACCGCGGTCGAGGTCGAGATCCCACGCGGCGAAGGCGGTCACGGCGGCGGTGATCGGCTGATCTACAACGACCTGTTCCAGGGCCCGGGCGACGACCCGCTGGCGCGCGCGGCCGACGTACACGACGGCGTCCGCGCGGTCGCGGTAGGCATCGCCGCCAACCAGTCCCTCACCACCGGCCAGCCGATCACCGTCACCGACCTCAACCTCGGCGGCTGGACCAGCTAA
- a CDS encoding LacI family DNA-binding transcriptional regulator: MPKEPVTRNDVAAYAGVSTAVVSYVVNEGPRKVAPATRDRVLTAIRVLGYRPNATARALRMGTTRTFGLITPDGGNPLFAELAKAIDKEAAARGYVVLQTSADGDPETERAKIAELLVRQVSGLVLVAPTADPDLSAAEVPAIAINRVLPKVSSIRPAYREGARQGVRHLIEHGHRRIALVIGDASPNRAVVAERDVAAGEVLPVRGVQAGHRAARAERELGWEDALRAAGLAPGPVVRVPFSRAGGRLAGEKLLAATERPTAVFASSDLQAIGVLRAVHEAGLRVPEDLAVVAFDGTPETEYSWPPLTVVRQPLELLAREAVDRLIAGEQTVEALTLPTDLVVRRSCGCPN, translated from the coding sequence ATGCCGAAGGAACCGGTCACCCGTAACGACGTGGCGGCGTACGCCGGGGTGAGTACCGCCGTGGTCAGCTATGTGGTGAACGAAGGGCCGCGGAAGGTCGCGCCGGCGACGCGGGACCGGGTACTGACCGCGATCCGCGTCCTCGGGTACCGGCCGAACGCGACCGCTCGTGCGCTCCGGATGGGTACGACGCGGACGTTCGGCCTGATCACGCCCGACGGCGGGAACCCGTTGTTCGCGGAACTCGCGAAGGCGATCGACAAGGAAGCCGCGGCGCGCGGGTACGTGGTGCTGCAGACGAGCGCGGACGGCGATCCCGAGACCGAACGGGCGAAGATCGCGGAGCTGCTCGTTCGGCAGGTGAGTGGGCTGGTGCTGGTCGCGCCCACCGCCGACCCGGATCTGAGCGCCGCCGAGGTGCCGGCGATCGCGATCAACCGGGTGCTCCCGAAGGTCAGCTCGATCCGCCCGGCGTACCGCGAAGGCGCCCGGCAAGGCGTGCGGCACCTGATAGAGCACGGCCACCGGAGGATCGCCCTGGTGATCGGAGACGCGAGCCCGAACCGAGCTGTCGTGGCAGAGCGGGACGTGGCGGCTGGGGAGGTCCTGCCGGTGCGCGGCGTTCAGGCGGGGCACCGCGCCGCGAGGGCTGAGCGGGAGCTGGGGTGGGAGGACGCTTTGCGGGCGGCAGGTTTGGCGCCGGGGCCGGTTGTTCGGGTGCCGTTTTCGCGGGCCGGTGGCCGGCTCGCCGGTGAAAAGTTGCTGGCGGCAACTGAGCGGCCGACGGCCGTCTTCGCCAGTTCGGATCTGCAGGCGATCGGGGTGCTGCGGGCGGTCCACGAGGCAGGTCTCCGGGTGCCGGAGGACCTCGCGGTGGTGGCGTTCGACGGTACGCCGGAAACCGAGTACAGCTGGCCGCCGCTGACGGTCGTACGCCAACCGCTGGAACTGCTCGCCCGCGAAGCCGTCGACCGGCTGATCGCGGGTGAGCAGACCGTCGAAGCGCTCACCCTGCCGACCGACCTGGTCGTACGGAGATCCTGCGGCTGCCCGAACTAG
- a CDS encoding Lrp/AsnC family transcriptional regulator produces MSEEVMVHRAGPGQIVVAPALDEVDRQIIEALGRDGRLSIRALADQVHISRANAYARVERLTSTGVITGFTVTVDPLKLGLATSAYVTLSLRQSSWRTLRKQLQAIPEIKHMALVGGDFDAILLVRAADNEGLRRVVLEKLQALPEVLATRTALIFEDIGTL; encoded by the coding sequence ATGTCCGAAGAGGTGATGGTGCACCGGGCCGGTCCTGGACAGATTGTCGTGGCGCCGGCGCTGGACGAGGTCGACCGGCAGATCATCGAGGCACTCGGGCGGGACGGACGGCTGTCGATCCGGGCGCTCGCCGATCAGGTGCACATCTCCCGCGCGAACGCGTACGCCCGGGTCGAACGGCTCACCAGCACCGGCGTGATCACCGGGTTCACCGTCACGGTCGACCCGTTGAAACTCGGGCTGGCAACCTCCGCGTACGTCACGCTGAGTCTCCGGCAGAGCTCGTGGCGGACGCTCCGGAAGCAACTGCAGGCGATTCCGGAGATCAAGCACATGGCGCTGGTCGGCGGCGACTTCGACGCGATTCTGCTGGTCCGCGCGGCCGACAACGAAGGGCTTCGCCGCGTCGTACTGGAGAAGCTGCAGGCACTCCCGGAGGTACTCGCGACCCGTACCGCGCTGATCTTCGAGGACATCGGGACGCTCTAG